The DNA window TGTGCAATTTTAGCGTCAAAGAACATCAAATTCTGGATAAATCAAGTTAAACAGCTCATAGTTTAACGACAGTAACACTTTGCTACCGCAATTTTCATAGACCACAACACGCTatatgcatattttataatataattttaaataatatcttatcGTGTAATCTCGGATAACACATTCCATGTGCTGTCAGGTTCCCGTTGAAAGATAACAAAAACATTATCACAATTATTCCATTAATTACACGCTGAACAATTTCTAATACCCAACATACCCTTCAGGAATTCCAAGCACAATGAATCAATTTGGTCAATTGAAGGCTATCAACATCTCCTTCTTTCCTCTGTTTCTCAACTTTGAACTATATTTCTTCACTTCTCCATTGCCATCACTTTGTTCATGCGTGTTTACAGCCAGCACAACCAataaatcaaaactcaataaacatatataaaaaataaagtaaatctGATTGAACATAAACATGTGGTTAATTAGTTGTTTCaaactaaaaatcattttttaaaaaaactttaaggttAGGGTTTCACTTGCCGAATTTCAAGTAAATTTATGCTTTTAATTTCGTGTTTCTTTGGGTTTTGATTTAggttttatttgaatttctatcgggtagagagagagagagatcgagAGAGAGCTAAAGAAAGTGGATAATGTGCAATTACGAGGTTTGTTTTATAATagggtaatttttatttatttataatccaACTTAATCGAACAATAACTCTATCGCtagaggattttttttcttcgtaATTCACAAAAAGTGAGGTAGCAAAGTGCTACGGTCATCAAAATATAGGATGTTTAAGATAATCTATCCCGAAATTTTTCTTCGTTATAGGCCTCTGATAGCCGAACAATGATCGGACATCATTAgggtttttatagtttttttttttttttggtacacTGACCCTCTATTCGAAACCTTCATAGTTGTGGGGCAAAGCTTACTTGCATTGTCTCGTATGTTCTTCTGTCTTCGTACGTTAGAGAGTAGCCTGTAAATTAACATTGGTGTACACGTAGACCACATGCGTGAGTATTTTGTTCAATCCTCATCCAAAATCCATAAATGTGTTGTGTAACTAGCTAGTTTAAACAATAGACCACTTGGCATTACGAAGTGATCTAAGATGGAAGTCGTGCTGCAAAATGAGACCAAAGAAATCAACCGAAGGGGACatctaattatattatatagtcCAAGGTCCGAAAAGCTTCTTACCCCTAGCAAAGTAGGGCTAAACAATTTGTAGCCAGAAGCAAAATATCACACCCCTTCAATGGACAGACCGAGCTATCCTATCACAATCGATATTTTGCATCGACAGCCAGCAAACTTCCCCACTTGCCCCAGATGTTAAGGATCTCGAAGAAACATACATGAACCCGACCCTTTCTCGGCCTAGTAAATTGTGCTTGCGATTTCAAGCTAGCAGGATGTGGGCCAAGGAGCTCCTCATTCTCGCAACCAGTGAAAATGATCCACACAAATTAAAGTCACGATACAAATGTGAAGGGACCCTAACACTCCTACTCTCAATTCCTACGGGCATTTATTAGGGCCCGACACCCCGGCAACGTTACAGCGTAACGACGAAGATGCTTCGTCACATGCTCGGGGTCACATTCATTAGGGTCAATTGGGCACTAACTTACCGAGATCTCTACAAGTAGTTGTAACGAAGTACAACTTGAGGATGATAGAATTCCAGACAGTAACACATCTTTGCTTCCACTTTCGCCCCTCTCTAGTAGCAAAActtaatttagaaataaaaataaaaaaggaataaaatcaTTTCTTACTCTTGTAAAGAAGAATCTTGACATGGAGGAGCAAACCTTGCCCAGCCTGTCCCGTAGTCTTACGGCcagatttcaaaattattttacctGATCAACCTTGGCCTGACCCCGACAGCAAAATCAATGTCGTTTCGAGGATGGTCATGTGATTTTACTATAAAACTCAAGGGATCGAGATCCCCTAACAAGTGGCGGAGAAGAATcgttgatgaatctgatgagcTTGAGGTTCTTTTTCCCCCCCTTGTCGTTTAGAAAAAGTCAAGAAGGCTTTAGATTTGAGAAAGTTAATTTTATCTCTAGTGATGCTTGTGGAAAGGAAAacagttttttatattagccAACAGATCTATCTGTCAACACAGCAGTCTCAAGACTCTCAACAGCTCATCTCCTAAAACAATACTCGCCATGATCACATGCAAATGCAATGAATGCTATACTAAAAAACATGTGGAGGAAATACTTACCAAAGTCACGGACATGCAAACCCAACCCCAGCACAGGCCCTCTCTAACAATGGTCTGTGCTGGCTTCACTTGGAACTTGGAAGCTTAAGTGCATAGGGGTCATGTTCTGAGCAGTAAAGGGACCTTGGTGTTTAGAATGAGACTTCGAGCAAGCTGCCAAAGCCTAGCCCATCAGATGTATTATCACTAGATTCATCACTATTCTGAGTTCTTCAAAATCAGAGTCCGTTTGCGACATATAAAGATAATGATGGATGGTTACTTGGTTAGTGTTCGCCTCTTTTTTTGATTCCCTTATCAGTAGTACCTTCATGTCGTTATAAAATTCAGACAGGGGGCCACGGATGTTATTGTCTTAACCAATCACCATCAAATTAAGATGACTGGCGAGAAAGAGGTCAATGACATTCCTCAAAATCATCTGATTACAGTAGcgtgttttcattaatatcttgcaGCCACTCGGTCCATCTGCCTCTAGATGTGATTAGCTCTCATCTAGAGACTCGAATTCTTTGTTGGCCATCTATAGCATTTATAATCACTGACAATTTTTGCTCGGTTTTCAGAGACTGGAAAAACTTGACCACAACCAACTGATATCCCAAATTGAAATTCAATCCACCTAGTTGATCCGAACCCCAAGCGTCCATCAAACCTTAAAGGCAACAGACATGCAAATGAACAATATAATACATTCATGGGCATAACAGAATAACAGGTCTTTGTACCCTGGATCCTTCCATGACAAGGAAAGTAGCTAAAAATCATGTAAGAATAATTTACACATTCGTACATACAGCCCCCATGATGTTCCGGGCATCCTAATCTTTTTTCACCTAACTATACAAAAATCCAATCAAAATGAATACTGGATTCGAAACAGGGGTTAGCTCTGATTCCCATCTCCGATGCTGTGCAACAAATCAGAAGTGGTTGGTCTCTGATATTACACTTTCAGGCATTGTCAATCATGCAGCTCCACAGGAAAAGCATGAACTGGATAAAGTGGAGAGATCCATACCAGTTCTCTTAACGGTGACTCTTCAGCTCAACTCCATGTCTAAATGCAGGTTATCTGATATTCCAAATCACCCACAAGTTATGAGCAATAGCTTGCAGCTCCTGTCGTGGACTTAAGCATCTGTCCAATTGCTATTGGCCACGACCCTTTATCAAGATAAGGTTAGGTTTGCTAAAGTGACATTGtcgtttttttcctctttaagaAGGGAGAAGGAGAGTTGGACCTACATAACAACAAGACTACATTTCCTTGAGTTCAAGAATTGCTAGGAACAAAAGGTTCAGCTAGTGGCTCTCCAAAAAAGCAGTCTATAGGAAGCTTCAGAAAGCTTTTTTAGTAATGATCCTTTTTGCTCTTCTTTAGCAACATTGACATGTGATTAATGTATTCCTGGCTTGTTTGGGTCCCACCCACCAGCCACTGCAGGGCTTCAGCCGCTGCATCTTTTTCTGCACTCTTCTTGTTGTTGCAAGGCTGTCCCATAATTTGCATTCCATTGAACTCAACAGTGGCGCGAAATTGGTTGTTCTTCAATTGCTTTGTCTTGTAGGATGGTGCAGCATATCCTGCCCGGGTGAGCAATGTCTGGAGCTGACTCTTGGAATTATCACCTCCAGGTCCACTATCACTCCTTGAAATTAAGGTTGGCTGTGTAGCAAAAACAGTTGGTTTTGAGGACTTGAAAAAATGGCAACCGAACACAAATCTGCCATCACAATTATCCTCTGAAACTAACAAACGCACTGCTGAGAGAAGCTCATGGTGCATGTGTATGTCCATCCTGGGATTCAGCAGCTGTCGATATTCACCACAAACAATTgacaaaaattaacaatatcaGACCCTTTAACAGTTGGAAACTTTTAGCAAGAGAAGTGGAGAGACAGCACacaaaacatatcaaaactaatgtaaaaatataaatccagtTCCCATCCAACGTTTGCCTACTTTGGTCTGAATCAGCTCATCGAGCTCTCTCCTCAAGCTCTGATACATTTCTGCTACAGAAGGTTGCATGTAGAATTCCAGAAATCCTCCCAACATTTTCAAGTGCCCATCCTGTAAGAGAATTATGCATGGATAAACATGGtcagtaaaagaaaaaccacCACACGCAGTGATGCAACTCCAGCTAgcaagtgatttttaaaagatGAGAAAAACTCACAGCATCCCCTCTAGAGATGCTCCCGCCAAATAGAAGCAGCACTGAATCAGAAACAGCAGTTGAATCCCGGAGAAAAACACTATTAACTTTTATCTTCTCGTTGAAAACCAGCCATGGATAGGGGATTTTTGATTCTCGAGCATTAACTGAGTTCTGGGGAGAGAAAATACCAAGCAACTAAAAAGAGAACAAGGGCATGGATCCCCTTACACATTTTTCAGAAGAGAAGAGATAACATTCAGGAAGAAGGAACTTACAGAGTGCAGAAGCACCTGGCCATCCTCCATGGTTTTCAGTGAAAATGACTTCTCATTGTGCTGTACATGGAATTAAGTCAGCACTCATGATTGTGAAAAGCACACAAAATTAAGGTACCATCCCTCTTTTCCCACCACATCATCTAAATAGcacatttataaaataaataggccATTTCAAATCAACGGAACTAGTGAGCTATACATCACAATTCAGAAGATGATGTGAAAGCATAAAAacccatgaaaataaaatgactcACCACAATGGAACAAATTCCAGGATAGAGGCCACTGCAAATAACTGCTCGAACCAGATGCTCATCGTGGCTCCATGCATTGCAGGTGGTTGGGTTGCCATCGACAAGGCCAGTATCCATGAGCAAGGAGAAGAACTCCTTCCGAAGAGAATCAATAGCTTTCATAGATTGCACTGAGAGAAAATTTTTCCAGCAGTACTCATATCCAGAAAGATCTCTTTCAGCATCTTTCCAGCCCTCATAGGCTCGGACAAGTGCTAGGTGGTCACTATAATCACCAGAAAACTGAGATTTTGCAGCCTCTGCAAGCTGCATAGCACAAATAGACATTAAGGGTTTTTCtgagtaaaatattttacaaatggaaaaaaaattacatggaaaTTTTTTTACGATATTTGGCAAGTAATGATATGATGGTAGTAGAATGATGATGAAGATGTGCTGCATTGATAGGAGTAATGGTTGTGGGATGGTGGTTGTTGAGGAGTAGTGGTTGTGGCAGTGGCaaggtggtggtggttgaaataattaaaagatattgTACGTGTATTATTatccataaattattttatggaaCTTCATGAGCTGAAAATATACACCGATAAACTAGCAAGGTTTAAAGGttgattgtaaaatattttatgttgaccAATTTTcctaagaaatattttatgagaaaatcaagaaaacattttgctgtaaaattttcaagcaaaacaaaCACCTCCTAAATGAtcaatattttaagaataacaAGCAAGAATAATCAGCAGCGTATCAGACTTCATTACCAGTTTATCACTATGCTGCTGTCCTACAACTGGAATCCCACACCCCCAAACCTCAACGCACACAAACACCCGCAACAGTCACAtgccacaaaaagaaaaacagaaagccCTACTACCCAGAGAATATTCATATCTTCAGGCAACCACACAGCATCAAAGCTGCAGAGTTTCCAGCCATTATTAGAAGTGCAATCTAAAAGCTCCCTTGCTAGCCACTGCTATGCTAAATCTATATCAGGACAGAAAGCTAAGTCAACAGTTTGTTTCCCCCTTCATGGTGACATCTAATACTTGCATGCCAATTGGTAATACCTAAGCCTAACTACAATCTCAGCAAAAGCAACTAAAGGGAAAAGGAAGTTTGCATGATCATATTCATATGAATTATTAAGAAAAGCGTAATGCAATCATGTGCAACCCATTGAAGCTGATAGCAGAATATTCAAagcacataagaatatgactttCATCTAACAGTATAAGATTTGGAAGGTGACTTACATCCTTCTTGTCCAATGGCATCAAGAAAGGATCTCTGACACTAAGACCTGCAACAACAGTTAGTACTGGATCCAGGCAATTCAAAATAGCACCTAAAATGAGCATTTTTCCAAGCTTAGGCTCCACTGGAAGCATAGTCAAATATCGACCTGCCAAGTGATAGTCAGATTGAATGGAACAAAATCTTACCATCAATATATGCTTTTGCATTAGCATAAGTTACACAAATCTAAAAACTGATAAAGAATATAGAGAGAGATTTAGGCTTACCTAGAACAGTCAAGTTTTCATTCTGATCCAAGGCTccgatgatttttaaatattcaatgGCATTTTGAACCTATAATACATAAATTGAAAGCAAAAGGTCAAAGAGGTAGGCATGAGAAAATCACTTGTATGAAGGGAAAAGTTGACAATAATTTCTACAGGCAAgggcaaaaaataaaaggatgccTGAGTATGTcacaagaatataaaaataagaaagaagggTACCGCTAATAACTCAGGCGACTGCAAAGCCCTAGATAGAAAGTCAGATAGGCTTCCAAGTTTCAGACTTTTGATTTGTAGACAAATAGACTGCAAAGGCGTTCTCAAAATTTCTGGCAATTGGTACTCTGCAAAAGCATCATATACACACCTAGGATAGAGGTGATAACATTCTCCTGGTTGAACACGGCCAGCTCTTCCTCTTCTCTAcattatacaaaatataaagagaaactATACATGGTTAGTAAACgtgaatttgaaaatatcaattaagcagacaaataaaaaaattggcatTCTGACAAGATACAGAAATAGTTGCATCTCTTCCTGCAGACCAAATATATGCCATACTGTAAACATTTAACCAGACAGTAACGTTCCTTGATGTAGCTTCTTCCTTTTATGTATTACAACTtgcaagaataaaataaattcttttgttcctttttcatttttttcttttaactgcGCAATCACTACAAGGCTAtagtttcatattctttctactAAATAAACTATCTTCAACCCTGTCTACTtgtcatataaatttttttattgtttaattacaGGAATCCAGTGATTGCCTAGGTTTGATTGCATAGATTTGAACGAGAAGTTGGGCAGAGAATAACTTTCTACTCTAGCCAGTAGAGTGGGCTAGCCCAATCAGGTAACCAGGAGGCCAACTCCAAATGAAATGCATGCCTTAAGAGATATTGTTGGGAAAGGAATGGCAGGAATTAAAGGGCCACATAAGATCCAATAAACAATGGAAACACCCTAATACTGCACCATCTCAACCAAACTTTTAGAAAAAGGAATTTAGCGACAAGGGTTTTGCAACTTGACACAAGGCATTGTAGAAAACTCCTGAATTGTTATTACAGTGGCTAAGGCAGGGGAAATAGTGGTGGTTGCTTAACCCTGTATAGCTCTTCCTATTAAAAGAAACCCCCTTTTCAGGATTAAGGCCAACCATGCTTAACCCCCAACCAAAAAGGCTGATAAAACTAAGTTAACAGCAGATCAAGTAGTGCTACAATAATGCATAACCCTCATTAACCGCATTAATCCAGCCAACTACAGTTGGTCAGTAACATCTTCGATCTGAATTCAACACGACACTGAATTGTTGTGATCAGTGCATGCATCAGCTAggggttaaatatttttttataaatgatttgACATTCATTGAAACTATTATTGCTGACTGATTTTAGTCAAATATGTGAAAATCTTTGTTGGTGGTAACTGTTAAGCAACATGACACACAGCTACTTAAACCATGGTTCTGATGAATGCATCCCCACAAAACATACACACATGATGAGGGGGGAAATGAAACTATTCTAGTTCTAAAAAGCTAACTTAAATGGCTCTTTGTAGATAATTGGCTTGCCTTCAATGACCAATCTAATTTATCAACCACCAAAGTTCATAGGAGACCACCTACTATCTGGTCACCAAAATGAATTTCATGTACAAAAACTACAAGTGCTACTTCCCTGTTACTTGCCAAGGCAGTAATATCAGACTCTACACATGCTGGGAAGGGGAAATACCTGTCCCACTAGCCCACCATGTGTCGAACCAATACAGGAATTTATTTGACGATGAGGTtattaaaagagagaaagaatgcTGGATAAGAAATTGTGAGGATGACTTTTTCAGATGATCAAAACacaacatatactaaaaaacaacaCCAGATGCCATCTTATATAGCTCATATCTCCAACAGAGGAACTTACTTGTTGAGCAGAAACCTTGGAAATCCAGGAAGGAAGCAGACAAGGAGTGTTATTCAATGCATCATAGGAAGACTCCTTTGCTTTCCCACagtcaagaacaaaaacaatatcattgatAGTGATACTTGTCTCAGCAATATTAGTAGCCAGTACTATTTTCCGCACACCCTCTTCAGGCTCATCAAATATTAACCTCTAAATGCATTCCAAATACATCATATTAGTAATgtttaagaaaattgaaagggaagAATGTCCCATGCAATCTTAAATGATAGGATACCAAAAAATATCTTAGTAAAAAGCAGCTGAAATATGCAGTAAGAATTTGCTGTTCTGCTTTCCACTATTGGTTACTCATTAATTTGCAGAAAATAAGCATACGAGTGGCAAGAAACTCCACagtcaaatcaaattaataatcagaagagtaaattaaaacaataaaattacctGCTCTGAGCTGGCCATAGAACCATGGCAAGCGAGCAACAAGACTCGGCTTGGATCTCCTAAGAAAGGATGAGCTTGAAGCTTATCCTTCAAAGAACTTATGTCATCCCACCCCGTCATGAACACAAGAACAGCACCTGGCCTCTCATTCTCACAAATATTACATAAGAGATATTCAACAAGATTAAAACCTATGCTATCAGGATTCCAACATGACAAAGACTCCCGAGTCTGGCTACTGTACTCCTTAAAATCAGCTGTTCTAAGAGCatcctgattatattttttcaaaatgcaaaaagaaaaatcaaaatatataaaaattacaaaatggtaGAATATAACCTTAGGAACATCTATACCTCAACACTTGAAGCAATTtgactcttcctttttctcggAGCTTGTTTGCCTATCCTCCACATCTTTTCCTGACCATAACCATCAATTTGGTTGCATTGGGTTAATCTGTAACCCGTCATTTCCAGAATATTTTCCAGAAAATGAGTTCGTACTGGGTATGTAAAACCCTAAATAAGACCGTTAAAAGAAGGACCATTAGAACAAACCTTCCAACCCATGGattgcaaaaataataataataataatgttaagagacaaataaaagatttaacaTGCCAAAATAGATGGAGCACATtgaataaataagttttaaccAGTCATGGCAAGACCAATCAGTATTTAAGGAAATATTTaccacaacaacaataaagaaaaaaacagaacttCCTAACTACATTGGGTAATTtaagattgaataaaaataagatgACTACAATAAATGTGGAGAGTTGTTCTCAAACAATAatgaaagcagaaaaaaaatgtaCCATAGCCCATCTTTGCTAGTCAGAATAGATGTCACTCTGCATTTTCAACTTTACTCGTCACATTGCCTAAACTGGAGGATTATTTAGTATACAATCAAAAAGAGTCTCACTGCAccttctaacaaaaaaataattctactaTCCTGTGAACtcgtatttttattctttaaaactaGGGAAGAATAAACAATGACCATCATTTCAATGTATTATTGAAGGCAGAAAATCAAGAA is part of the Populus alba chromosome 10, ASM523922v2, whole genome shotgun sequence genome and encodes:
- the LOC118057891 gene encoding DExH-box ATP-dependent RNA helicase DExH5, mitochondrial isoform X1; this encodes MLSSLLHSPPWQIPQTVKPSTSVSSTAMKDRSPPSSFGAVYVPPHCRIRSLVSTPYCHSSSNASSPSPPIGSKFHENHSKSTAVLNPRNRPPLHKQQRNGVADNNDFNSNKKPAPKFVSAYDDRESEEGSDLETDTPVVQPGAYLSDDIEEWKRKLTMLLHDKEKQELISREKKDRRYFEQIAALASKMGLHSHSYAKVVVFSKAPLPNYRFDLDDKRPQREVNLPLGLLQRVDAYLGDYLYQRSRINSNFPDTFSRSTSSSLSTDDGLFEQPEPLASSKAVMEKILWRRSMQLCDQQQAWQESPEGCKMLEFRKTLPAYKEKDAILAAISQNQIVIISGATGCGKTTQIPQFILESEVESVRGAVCNIICTQPRRISAMSVSERIASERGEKLGECVGYKVRLEGVKGKDTHLLFCTTGILLRRLLVDRSLKGITHVIVDEIHERGMNEDFLLIVLKDLLPHRPELKLILMSATLDAELFSSYFDGAPILRIPGFTYPVRTHFLENILEMTGYRLTQCNQIDGYGQEKMWRIGKQAPRKRKSQIASSVEDALRTADFKEYSSQTRESLSCWNPDSIGFNLVEYLLCNICENERPGAVLVFMTGWDDISSLKDKLQAHPFLGDPSRVLLLACHGSMASSEQRLIFDEPEEGVRKIVLATNIAETSITINDIVFVLDCGKAKESSYDALNNTPCLLPSWISKVSAQQRRGRAGRVQPGECYHLYPRCVYDAFAEYQLPEILRTPLQSICLQIKSLKLGSLSDFLSRALQSPELLAVQNAIEYLKIIGALDQNENLTVLGRYLTMLPVEPKLGKMLILGAILNCLDPVLTVVAGLSVRDPFLMPLDKKDLAEAAKSQFSGDYSDHLALVRAYEGWKDAERDLSGYEYCWKNFLSVQSMKAIDSLRKEFFSLLMDTGLVDGNPTTCNAWSHDEHLVRAVICSGLYPGICSIVHNEKSFSLKTMEDGQVLLHSNSVNARESKIPYPWLVFNEKIKVNSVFLRDSTAVSDSVLLLFGGSISRGDADGHLKMLGGFLEFYMQPSVAEMYQSLRRELDELIQTKLLNPRMDIHMHHELLSAVRLLVSEDNCDGRFVFGCHFFKSSKPTVFATQPTLISRSDSGPGGDNSKSQLQTLLTRAGYAAPSYKTKQLKNNQFRATVEFNGMQIMGQPCNNKKSAEKDAAAEALQWLVGGTQTSQEYINHMSMLLKKSKKDHY
- the LOC118057891 gene encoding DExH-box ATP-dependent RNA helicase DExH5, mitochondrial isoform X2; the encoded protein is MLSSLLHSPPWQIPQTVKPSTSVSSTAMKDRSPPSSFGAVYVPPHCRIRSLVSTPYCHSSSNASSPSPPIGSKFHENHSKSTAVLNPRNRPPLHKQQRNGVADNNDFNSNKKPAPKFVSAYDDRESEEGSDLETDTPVVQPGAYLSDDIEEWKRKLTMLLHDKEKQELISREKKDRRYFEQIAALASKMGLHSHSYAKVVVFSKAPLPNYRFDLDDKRPQREVNLPLGLLQRVDAYLGDYLYQRSRINSNFPDTFSRSTSSSLSTDDGLFEQPEPLASSKAVMEKILWRRSMQLCDQQQAWQESPEGCKMLEFRKTLPAYKEKDAILAAISQNQIVIISGATGCGKTTQIPQFILESEVESVRGAVCNIICTQPRRISAMSVSERIASERGEKLGECVGYKVRLEGVKGKDTHLLFCTTGILLRRLLVDRSLKGITHVIVDEIHERGMNEDFLLIVLKDLLPHRPELKLILMSATLDAELFSSYFDGAPILRIPGFTYPVRTHFLENILEMTGYRLTQCNQIDGYGQEKMWRIGKQAPRKRKSQIASSVEDALRTADFKEYSSQTRESLSCWNPDSIGFNLVEYLLCNICENERPGAVLVFMTGWDDISSLKDKLQAHPFLGDPSRVLLLACHGSMASSEQESSYDALNNTPCLLPSWISKVSAQQRRGRAGRVQPGECYHLYPRCVYDAFAEYQLPEILRTPLQSICLQIKSLKLGSLSDFLSRALQSPELLAVQNAIEYLKIIGALDQNENLTVLGRYLTMLPVEPKLGKMLILGAILNCLDPVLTVVAGLSVRDPFLMPLDKKDLAEAAKSQFSGDYSDHLALVRAYEGWKDAERDLSGYEYCWKNFLSVQSMKAIDSLRKEFFSLLMDTGLVDGNPTTCNAWSHDEHLVRAVICSGLYPGICSIVHNEKSFSLKTMEDGQVLLHSNSVNARESKIPYPWLVFNEKIKVNSVFLRDSTAVSDSVLLLFGGSISRGDADGHLKMLGGFLEFYMQPSVAEMYQSLRRELDELIQTKLLNPRMDIHMHHELLSAVRLLVSEDNCDGRFVFGCHFFKSSKPTVFATQPTLISRSDSGPGGDNSKSQLQTLLTRAGYAAPSYKTKQLKNNQFRATVEFNGMQIMGQPCNNKKSAEKDAAAEALQWLVGGTQTSQEYINHMSMLLKKSKKDHY